In Romeriopsis navalis LEGE 11480, the following are encoded in one genomic region:
- a CDS encoding J domain-containing protein: protein RSPYGGGGMGFDNFEFGRYGNFEEFINELLGRGGGGGGAGYGGNPYANAGRSNPFGFQTNAPGGGGAAGTGPQLDLEASLTLSLPEAFNGVEKRINIGSETISVRIPPGAKQGSRIRVRGKGRPSPFGISERGDLYLNVELASHKFFKFDGDNLTCELPIAPDEAALGAKVDVPTLDGSVTMNIPAGIKSGQSLRLRGKGWKNTKGKRGDQMVKVMITVPKELTAIERELYEKLQANRSADLRSHLNNI from the coding sequence CGATCGCCCTATGGCGGCGGTGGGATGGGCTTTGATAACTTTGAATTTGGTCGTTACGGCAACTTTGAAGAGTTTATCAATGAGCTACTGGGTCGTGGCGGTGGCGGTGGCGGCGCGGGTTACGGCGGTAATCCCTATGCGAATGCTGGCCGGAGTAACCCCTTTGGGTTCCAAACCAATGCACCGGGTGGTGGCGGTGCTGCCGGTACTGGCCCCCAACTTGATCTCGAAGCATCCCTTACTTTATCTTTGCCGGAAGCATTTAATGGGGTGGAAAAACGGATCAATATTGGCTCCGAGACAATTTCAGTACGGATTCCCCCCGGTGCGAAGCAAGGAAGTCGGATTCGGGTCCGGGGCAAAGGTCGTCCGAGTCCCTTTGGGATTTCAGAGCGGGGTGACTTGTACCTGAACGTTGAGCTGGCATCCCATAAGTTTTTCAAGTTTGACGGGGATAATTTGACTTGTGAACTCCCGATCGCGCCGGATGAAGCGGCCCTCGGGGCGAAAGTCGACGTGCCGACCTTAGATGGGTCCGTGACGATGAATATTCCCGCGGGAATTAAATCGGGCCAGTCGTTGCGGCTACGCGGCAAGGGTTGGAAAAATACTAAGGGCAAGCGTGGCGATCAAATGGTCAAAGTCATGATCACCGTGCCGAAGGAATTGACTGCCATTGAGCGAGAATTGTATGAGAAGCTACAGGCCAATCGCAGCGCTGATTTACGTTCTCATCTCAATAATATCTAA
- a CDS encoding tetratricopeptide repeat protein, translating to MAASLEELLQEGLDAADKGNVAGAIVLLDRAVALDPASPAAYFCRASVKGDFGEYEGSIVDFMKALELNPNIPEAHRGIGVAYYKSQQFESAITQYNIAIDKNPEIAYIWGDRGLAKLEIGQYQAAIEDLSEAIRLDANNPISYVNRGRAYNRLTDYQKALTDYNQAILLNPQLGIAHYNRGMTYRLIGEPQPALQDFDAAIKYQPNLAEAYLSRGQLQEQANNFANAFQDYSEALKLNDRLALAYLGRGRLYRQGGDMPAAIADFSAGIDIDANSALLYIQRGQAYAQRTDYAKAMLDFDQAIRLEPELSEAYFQRGLVQSRQGMHQAAVSDFDQVIQLDPNNADAYYNRGLDQEMAGQHQAAIDNYTQTILMAPTFVPAWVNRGNCYLALNRAEVAIADFEQVLKLEPNNALVYANLGRALAANNERPKAKDTLQLAAQLATNQGQTAMRQQILAELKRITG from the coding sequence ATGGCGGCGAGTCTTGAGGAATTATTGCAGGAAGGGTTAGATGCGGCCGACAAAGGCAATGTCGCTGGGGCCATCGTCTTGCTTGATCGAGCCGTCGCTCTCGACCCCGCTTCCCCGGCAGCTTATTTTTGTCGCGCTTCAGTCAAAGGGGATTTTGGCGAGTACGAAGGCTCGATCGTCGATTTTATGAAAGCCCTCGAACTGAACCCCAACATTCCCGAGGCCCATCGCGGGATTGGCGTCGCCTATTACAAAAGCCAGCAATTCGAGTCAGCGATTACGCAATACAACATCGCGATCGACAAGAATCCCGAGATTGCCTATATCTGGGGCGATCGGGGCTTAGCAAAACTAGAAATTGGGCAATATCAAGCGGCGATCGAGGACCTATCCGAAGCCATTCGACTGGATGCGAATAACCCGATTTCCTATGTCAATCGGGGACGTGCTTACAACCGTTTAACCGATTATCAAAAAGCCCTCACCGACTATAACCAGGCAATTTTACTCAATCCCCAGCTAGGCATCGCCCATTACAACCGCGGCATGACCTATCGCCTAATCGGGGAACCACAGCCCGCACTTCAAGACTTTGACGCAGCGATTAAATATCAGCCGAATCTGGCCGAAGCCTATTTATCGCGGGGCCAGCTGCAAGAACAAGCGAATAATTTCGCGAATGCCTTTCAGGATTATTCCGAAGCCCTAAAACTCAATGATCGTTTAGCTTTAGCTTATCTGGGTCGAGGACGCCTCTACCGTCAGGGCGGCGATATGCCAGCCGCCATTGCGGACTTTAGTGCAGGCATCGACATCGATGCCAATTCGGCGCTGCTGTATATCCAACGGGGGCAAGCCTACGCCCAACGCACGGACTACGCCAAAGCGATGCTCGACTTTGACCAAGCGATCCGGCTCGAGCCCGAACTCAGCGAGGCCTATTTCCAACGGGGTTTAGTCCAATCGCGCCAAGGCATGCACCAAGCAGCAGTGAGCGATTTCGACCAAGTGATTCAGCTTGATCCAAATAATGCCGATGCTTACTACAATCGTGGCCTCGATCAAGAAATGGCCGGTCAACATCAAGCGGCGATCGATAACTATACCCAAACCATTTTGATGGCACCGACCTTTGTGCCTGCTTGGGTGAATCGTGGCAACTGTTATTTAGCATTGAATCGGGCCGAAGTCGCGATCGCTGATTTTGAACAGGTTCTGAAGCTTGAGCCGAATAATGCGCTGGTCTACGCCAATCTGGGGCGGGCTTTGGCCGCCAATAATGAGCGACCAAAGGCCAAAGATACGCTCCAGCTGGCGGCTCAACTCGCAACTAATCAAGGCCAAACAGCGATGCGGCAACAAATTCTGGCGGAGTTAAAACGCATTACGGGATAA
- the groL gene encoding chaperonin GroEL (60 kDa chaperone family; promotes refolding of misfolded polypeptides especially under stressful conditions; forms two stacked rings of heptamers to form a barrel-shaped 14mer; ends can be capped by GroES; misfolded proteins enter the barrel where they are refolded when GroES binds) translates to MAKIVVFDEASRKALERGVNALADAVKVTLGPKGRNVLLEKKYGAPQIVNDGISIAKEIELEDPLENTGASLIREVASKTNDLAGDGTTTATVLAQAVIREGMKNVAAGANPIAVKRGIDKAVAKLLEEIAAVSKPVAEGAIAQVAAVSAGNDEEIGNMLSDAMGKVGRDGVITIEESKGLETEIEIVEGMQIDRGYMSPYFVTDMERQIAEFENMAILLTNKKISAIQDLVPVLEQVARDGQSLLVMAEDIEGEALATLVVNRLRGVLNVAAVKAPGFGERRTSMLQDIAVLTGGQVISEELGLSLDTVTPDMLGKARKITITKDSTTIVADANNAGDVQKRVEQLRRELNASDSQYDQEKLTERIAKLAGGVAVIKVGAATETELKDRKLRIEDALNATKAAVEEGIVPGGGATLLHLAGKLAGLKSDLDPEEAVGIDIVARALSAPVQQIADNAGVEGSVVVEKVREMDFNFGYNAMTNKYEDLIASGIIDPAKVVRCALQDAASIASMVLTTEALVVEKPEPEAAAPGGAPDMGGMGGMGGMGGMGGMGGMGGMGMM, encoded by the coding sequence ATGGCAAAGATTGTCGTCTTTGATGAGGCGTCCCGCAAAGCGCTCGAACGGGGTGTGAATGCCCTGGCGGATGCGGTGAAAGTGACGCTTGGACCGAAGGGTCGCAACGTACTGCTGGAGAAAAAGTACGGTGCGCCACAAATCGTGAACGACGGTATCAGCATCGCGAAGGAAATTGAGCTAGAAGATCCGCTTGAGAATACGGGCGCTTCTTTGATTCGGGAAGTCGCATCGAAGACTAATGATCTCGCGGGTGATGGCACAACCACAGCGACGGTGTTAGCCCAGGCCGTGATTCGCGAAGGGATGAAGAATGTGGCGGCTGGGGCCAACCCGATCGCCGTGAAGCGCGGTATCGATAAGGCCGTTGCGAAGCTGCTCGAAGAAATCGCGGCGGTGTCGAAGCCCGTAGCGGAAGGCGCGATTGCGCAGGTCGCAGCGGTATCCGCTGGTAACGACGAAGAAATTGGTAATATGCTCTCTGATGCGATGGGCAAAGTCGGCCGCGATGGTGTGATTACCATTGAGGAGTCGAAGGGTCTGGAGACTGAAATCGAAATCGTCGAAGGGATGCAAATCGATCGCGGTTATATGTCGCCTTACTTTGTGACTGACATGGAACGTCAGATTGCAGAGTTTGAGAACATGGCGATCTTGCTGACCAACAAAAAAATCAGCGCGATTCAAGACCTAGTGCCGGTGCTGGAGCAAGTAGCCCGCGATGGTCAGTCTTTACTTGTGATGGCTGAAGACATTGAAGGCGAAGCGTTGGCGACTTTGGTTGTGAACCGGTTGCGCGGTGTCTTGAATGTGGCCGCGGTCAAAGCCCCTGGCTTTGGTGAGCGTCGGACTTCGATGCTCCAAGATATTGCGGTGTTGACCGGTGGTCAGGTGATTTCCGAAGAACTCGGGTTGAGTTTGGATACAGTCACGCCCGATATGTTGGGTAAAGCCCGCAAGATTACGATTACGAAGGATTCGACGACGATCGTCGCGGATGCGAACAATGCTGGAGACGTTCAGAAGCGAGTTGAGCAACTGCGTCGGGAGCTGAATGCTTCGGATTCCCAGTATGACCAAGAGAAGTTGACGGAGCGGATTGCGAAGTTAGCGGGCGGTGTGGCTGTGATCAAGGTTGGTGCGGCGACTGAGACGGAGCTAAAAGATCGCAAATTGCGAATCGAAGATGCGCTGAATGCCACGAAAGCGGCTGTTGAAGAAGGCATTGTTCCGGGTGGTGGTGCGACATTGTTGCATCTCGCTGGGAAGCTCGCTGGTTTGAAGTCGGATCTTGATCCGGAAGAAGCGGTGGGTATCGATATTGTTGCGCGGGCGTTGTCCGCTCCAGTTCAGCAAATCGCGGATAACGCGGGTGTTGAAGGTTCGGTTGTGGTGGAGAAAGTCCGCGAAATGGACTTCAACTTCGGCTACAACGCCATGACTAATAAGTATGAAGACTTGATCGCCAGCGGCATTATTGACCCGGCGAAAGTCGTTCGTTGTGCCTTGCAGGATGCGGCATCGATCGCGTCGATGGTGCTGACGACGGAAGCCCTTGTGGTTGAGAAGCCGGAGCCGGAAGCGGCTGCGCCTGGTGGTGCGCCTGATATGGGTGGCATGGGCGGTATGGGTGGCATGGGCGGTATGGGTGGCATGGGCGGTATGGGTGGCATGGGGATGATGTAG
- a CDS encoding YeeE/YedE family protein — translation MAEFNWVSATLGGVLIGLSATTLLAVNGQIAGISGILNGAVQFTKNAAWLWYFLIGMLLGGLLYEHGFAASPTPRLTFAPWAMLIVGFLVGFGTRMGNGCTSGHGVCGHGRLSVRSFVAVCTFLITAILTVFVIRHGLNIA, via the coding sequence ATGGCGGAATTTAATTGGGTTAGCGCCACCCTCGGTGGTGTCCTCATTGGTTTAAGCGCAACGACACTCTTAGCCGTCAACGGTCAGATTGCCGGTATCAGCGGCATTCTCAATGGGGCCGTCCAGTTCACCAAGAACGCGGCCTGGCTCTGGTACTTTCTGATTGGCATGCTCCTAGGCGGCTTGCTCTACGAACATGGTTTTGCTGCCTCACCGACCCCCCGATTGACCTTCGCACCCTGGGCCATGTTGATTGTCGGCTTTCTTGTCGGCTTTGGTACCCGCATGGGCAACGGCTGTACCAGTGGTCATGGCGTCTGTGGCCACGGGCGTTTATCGGTGCGATCGTTTGTGGCGGTCTGTACATTTCTCATCACCGCCATTCTCACTGTCTTTGTCATCCGTCATGGCTTAAACATTGCTTAG
- a CDS encoding DUF6691 family protein has protein sequence MKQNLVALIAGLIFSLGLGLSQMVDRDRVLGFLDMAGTWDPTLLFVLGGAVSVTVITFRFVLRMPHPWFDGKFRLPTRNDIDRPLILGAVMFGIGWGISGYCPGPGITALVLGIWNPVIFIVALLAGSFTYRWSQKRAERTASQRTNTERQASSPN, from the coding sequence ATGAAACAGAACTTAGTCGCCCTGATCGCCGGGCTGATCTTCAGTCTTGGCCTCGGTCTTTCACAAATGGTTGATCGCGATCGTGTCCTTGGCTTCTTGGATATGGCAGGCACCTGGGACCCCACACTGCTATTTGTCCTCGGTGGTGCCGTCAGCGTCACAGTCATCACCTTTCGCTTCGTTTTGCGTATGCCCCATCCTTGGTTTGATGGCAAATTTCGCCTACCCACCCGCAATGACATCGATCGACCCTTAATTCTCGGTGCTGTGATGTTTGGTATTGGCTGGGGCATCTCCGGCTACTGTCCTGGACCGGGAATTACTGCCCTCGTGCTTGGCATATGGAATCCGGTCATTTTTATCGTGGCACTCTTGGCTGGGTCATTCACCTATCGCTGGTCCCAAAAGCGCGCTGAGCGGACCGCTTCCCAGCGCACCAATACAGAGCGACAAGCCTCCTCTCCCAATTAA
- a CDS encoding S9 family peptidase, with the protein MAQTPAETIQPNENLVIEGIPAIPQTVAQQVARYTQFRSASLSTWHPIKREMLISTRFADVAQVHQVQSPLGARQQLTFYPERIRGASFQPTEGKYFVFSKDAGGNEFAQNYRYDRATGDVTLLTDGVSKNSRGVWSSQGDRMVYSSTRRTGKDNDFYIIDPQDPTSNRLLAQNQGGGWWAMDWSPDDQQILALEYVSINESYLWTIDVASGEKTLITPKDQSPTVYYGGGIFSRDGQGLYVMTDQDSEFQRLAYYDLSTQKYTYLTSEIPWGVENFDLSHDGKYLAFTTNEDGASVLRVLDTATQKEIPLPQLPVGLVFRINWHRNSQDLGFTLISAKSTADVYSINIKTQQIDRWTKSETGGLNTDAFSDAEVVRWKSFDQKTISGFLYRPAQKFTGKRPVIINIHGGPEGQARPYFLGRLNYYLNELGAAMIFPNVRGSVGYGKTFMTLDNGYKREDSVKDIGALLDWIATQPDLDQDRILVTGGSYGGYMSLAVATKYSDRIKAAIDIVGISNFVTFLERTEDYRRDLRRVEYGDERDPKMREFLTKISPTTNAKDITVPLFVVHGKNDPRVPLNEAEQMVKTVRKNGVPVWYLMAKDEGHGFSKKRNADYQFYATVQFIQEYLLK; encoded by the coding sequence ATGGCTCAAACTCCCGCAGAAACGATTCAACCCAATGAAAATTTGGTGATTGAAGGAATTCCTGCAATCCCACAAACCGTTGCCCAACAGGTTGCTCGCTACACACAGTTTCGATCAGCCAGTCTCTCCACCTGGCACCCGATCAAGCGAGAAATGCTGATTTCGACCCGGTTTGCGGATGTCGCTCAGGTCCACCAAGTTCAGTCGCCGCTGGGCGCAAGGCAGCAGCTCACCTTTTATCCGGAGCGTATCCGGGGTGCATCATTTCAGCCGACTGAAGGGAAGTATTTCGTCTTTAGTAAAGATGCCGGTGGCAACGAGTTTGCCCAGAATTATCGCTACGATCGGGCCACGGGCGATGTAACCCTATTGACCGATGGTGTCTCGAAAAACAGTCGTGGGGTGTGGTCAAGTCAAGGCGATCGCATGGTTTATTCCTCGACGCGGCGCACTGGCAAAGACAATGACTTCTACATCATTGATCCTCAAGATCCCACTAGCAATCGCCTGCTTGCCCAAAATCAAGGCGGCGGTTGGTGGGCGATGGATTGGTCGCCGGATGACCAGCAGATTTTGGCGCTGGAGTATGTCTCGATTAATGAGAGCTATCTGTGGACGATCGATGTGGCTTCGGGTGAAAAAACCTTAATTACGCCCAAGGATCAATCCCCCACGGTTTACTACGGCGGCGGCATTTTCAGTCGTGATGGCCAAGGGCTATACGTGATGACGGATCAGGATTCGGAGTTCCAGCGCTTGGCTTACTACGACCTGAGCACTCAGAAATACACCTACCTCACCAGCGAAATTCCCTGGGGCGTCGAAAATTTTGACCTATCCCATGACGGCAAATATCTGGCGTTTACCACGAATGAAGATGGTGCCAGTGTGTTGCGGGTGCTGGACACTGCGACTCAGAAAGAAATCCCGCTACCGCAACTGCCGGTGGGTTTAGTCTTTCGGATCAACTGGCATCGCAATAGTCAGGACTTAGGCTTTACCCTGATTTCGGCTAAATCGACAGCGGATGTCTACTCGATCAACATCAAAACGCAGCAGATCGATCGTTGGACAAAAAGCGAAACTGGCGGTCTAAATACCGATGCTTTCTCCGATGCGGAAGTGGTGCGCTGGAAAAGCTTTGATCAAAAGACGATCTCGGGCTTCCTCTATCGCCCGGCCCAAAAGTTCACTGGCAAACGCCCGGTGATCATCAATATCCACGGTGGTCCTGAAGGTCAGGCCCGGCCCTACTTCCTCGGTCGGCTAAATTATTATCTGAATGAGCTGGGCGCGGCGATGATCTTTCCCAATGTGCGGGGTTCCGTGGGCTACGGCAAAACCTTTATGACCCTCGATAACGGTTACAAACGGGAGGATTCGGTCAAAGATATCGGCGCACTGCTGGACTGGATTGCCACTCAGCCGGATCTCGATCAGGACCGGATTTTGGTCACGGGGGGCAGCTATGGCGGCTATATGTCTTTGGCGGTGGCAACGAAGTATAGCGATCGAATTAAGGCGGCGATCGATATTGTCGGAATTTCCAACTTTGTGACGTTTCTGGAGCGTACTGAAGACTATCGCCGGGATTTACGCCGGGTGGAGTATGGCGATGAGCGCGACCCGAAGATGCGGGAATTTCTGACGAAGATTTCGCCTACGACTAATGCCAAGGACATCACGGTGCCGCTGTTTGTGGTGCATGGCAAAAATGACCCCCGCGTGCCGCTGAATGAAGCAGAGCAAATGGTCAAAACGGTGCGGAAAAATGGGGTGCCGGTTTGGTACTTGATGGCCAAGGATGAGGGCCACGGCTTTAGTAAGAAGCGCAACGCCGACTATCAGTTCTATGCGACCGTGCAGTTTATCCAGGAATATTTGCTGAAATAG
- a CDS encoding Nif11-like leader peptide family natural product precursor: MSAKSAERFLCAVSQDQWLRDRFNEIESPDEFVRLSHQLGYCFTAAELKTIISEQSQGVILRRHTGVWKWLRDVQWM, encoded by the coding sequence ATGTCTGCGAAAAGTGCCGAGCGGTTTTTATGTGCAGTATCCCAAGATCAGTGGTTGCGCGATCGCTTTAACGAAATCGAATCACCGGATGAGTTTGTGCGATTGTCCCACCAGTTAGGCTATTGCTTTACTGCGGCTGAGCTGAAAACAATTATCAGCGAGCAAAGTCAAGGCGTCATATTACGGCGTCATACAGGCGTCTGGAAATGGCTCCGGGATGTGCAATGGATGTAA
- a CDS encoding putative bifunctional diguanylate cyclase/phosphodiesterase: MAIEGLYRNPVAPMAITPDSNWFLQTVIESLNDGIIITDLDDQILHVNSRLAKLIGCPIADMVGHPAKPFLELIDGWLFFHATEAEDAAAPAEWRERQLKRRDGRQFWAEVDVTPLYDQHDQPVGNLLRVSDITERKWLEEYLRLLESVVVNANEMVMISQAEPAEDPLNLRIIYINNAFLKVTGYRAGEVIGKNSQLLVGEATAQSQLDGLREQLSKGESAQAELLLYCKDGNTFWADINTVPIHNEHGQLTHYVSVMREATERKQAEAQLRRNAFHDSLTGLPNRLMFMERLGQTVDYAKQDPGSHFALLFLDLDRFKVINDSLGHLIGDQLLIAIARRLESCLHKSDLVARLGGDEFTILLEDMSDLEEANGVADRIHRALAEPFDLSGNEVFTSVSIGIAMSCNMELTSAEDVLRGADIAMYRAKAHGKSCHEVFDTEMHRNVVTLMQMETDLRRAVERQEFELFYQPIVSLSTGRISGFEALVRWPHPEKGYISPGEFISLAEETGLIMPLGKWVLEEACRQLRQWQIQFSQHLPLTVSVNLSSRQFSQSNLPEQIRMILEETNLSPNSLKLEITESAIMENTESAMAMMMNIKQLGVQLSVDDFGTGYSSLGYLYRFPMDVLKIDQSFISRIDVDGEKLELVRTITTLSWNLGMDVIAEGVETAKQLAQLKALKCEYGQGHLFAPAMSKEKMEVFLSNPVHPLEHLAQVLPIDVPTPVES; encoded by the coding sequence ATGGCGATTGAAGGTTTGTACAGGAATCCCGTAGCCCCAATGGCGATTACACCCGATTCCAATTGGTTTTTGCAGACAGTGATTGAGAGTCTGAATGATGGCATCATCATTACGGATCTTGATGATCAAATTTTGCATGTCAATTCCCGCCTCGCAAAGTTAATTGGCTGCCCGATCGCTGATATGGTGGGGCATCCGGCGAAGCCTTTCCTGGAACTGATTGATGGATGGCTATTTTTTCATGCGACTGAGGCGGAAGATGCGGCTGCCCCAGCCGAATGGCGTGAGCGTCAGCTCAAACGCCGGGATGGCAGACAATTCTGGGCAGAAGTTGATGTCACCCCGCTGTATGACCAACATGATCAGCCAGTGGGTAATCTACTGCGAGTGAGTGACATTACCGAGCGTAAATGGCTCGAAGAATATTTGCGGTTGTTAGAATCCGTGGTGGTTAATGCCAATGAAATGGTGATGATTTCGCAGGCCGAGCCGGCGGAAGATCCCTTAAACCTGCGGATTATCTATATTAATAATGCCTTTTTGAAGGTGACGGGTTATCGTGCCGGTGAGGTGATTGGCAAAAACTCGCAGCTGCTTGTGGGCGAGGCGACGGCGCAGTCGCAGTTAGATGGTCTGCGCGAACAGCTTTCGAAGGGGGAGTCGGCCCAAGCGGAGCTTTTGCTCTATTGCAAAGATGGCAATACCTTCTGGGCTGATATTAATACGGTGCCGATTCACAATGAACACGGTCAGTTAACCCACTACGTTTCAGTGATGCGGGAGGCCACTGAGCGTAAGCAAGCCGAAGCCCAGCTTCGCCGGAATGCGTTCCATGATTCGTTGACCGGATTGCCGAATCGCCTGATGTTTATGGAGCGACTGGGGCAGACCGTTGACTACGCGAAGCAAGATCCCGGCTCGCACTTTGCCTTGTTGTTTTTGGATCTCGATCGATTCAAGGTGATTAACGACAGTTTGGGCCATTTGATTGGGGATCAGCTCCTCATTGCGATCGCGCGGCGGTTAGAGAGTTGCCTGCATAAGTCTGACTTGGTGGCGCGTTTAGGGGGGGATGAGTTTACGATTTTGCTCGAAGATATGAGTGATCTCGAAGAAGCGAATGGCGTTGCCGATCGAATTCATCGCGCGTTAGCTGAGCCGTTTGACCTGAGTGGTAATGAAGTCTTTACCAGTGTCAGTATCGGCATTGCCATGAGCTGCAATATGGAGCTGACCAGTGCCGAAGACGTATTGCGTGGCGCTGATATTGCCATGTATCGGGCGAAGGCGCATGGTAAGTCTTGTCATGAAGTGTTTGATACGGAGATGCATCGCAATGTTGTGACCTTGATGCAGATGGAAACCGATCTGCGCCGGGCGGTAGAGCGTCAGGAATTTGAGCTGTTTTATCAGCCGATCGTTTCACTTTCCACCGGGCGGATTTCCGGGTTTGAGGCCTTGGTGCGTTGGCCGCATCCAGAAAAAGGATATATCTCGCCGGGAGAATTTATTTCCTTGGCAGAAGAGACGGGCTTAATTATGCCCTTGGGGAAGTGGGTGTTGGAAGAGGCTTGTCGGCAATTACGCCAATGGCAGATTCAGTTCTCGCAACATTTGCCCTTGACGGTGAGTGTTAATCTATCGAGCCGCCAATTCTCGCAATCCAACTTGCCTGAGCAAATTCGGATGATTTTGGAAGAGACTAATCTCAGCCCCAATTCCCTGAAGCTCGAAATCACCGAAAGCGCGATTATGGAAAATACCGAAAGCGCGATGGCGATGATGATGAATATTAAGCAGTTGGGTGTGCAGCTATCGGTTGATGACTTTGGTACGGGGTATTCTTCCCTGGGTTACCTCTATCGTTTCCCGATGGATGTGCTGAAAATTGATCAGTCCTTTATTAGTCGGATTGATGTTGACGGGGAGAAGTTGGAACTGGTACGGACAATCACAACGCTTTCCTGGAATCTCGGGATGGATGTGATTGCTGAAGGGGTGGAAACAGCGAAGCAATTGGCGCAGCTCAAGGCGTTGAAATGTGAGTACGGCCAAGGTCATCTGTTTGCCCCAGCGATGAGTAAGGAGAAGATGGAAGTCTTTTTAAGTAATCCAGTGCATCCGTTGGAGCATTTAGCCCAGGTTTTGCCGATCGATGTGCCAACGCCGGTTGAGTCATAG
- a CDS encoding TIGR04376 family protein, with product MAGVIYYACHYADRSIAAWDKSQAHCIECIRLSQANIIPQNLTDHIATGKGFEAQPMGLFDDVSQFLENRIDEFLKNNPHLELQALDEKLREQEVETMRLVGDLKARQTIVEQDIMKTAQEIKRWNGRISKAKAAGRQDLVEPAQAHEAMLLRQGNQHWGQMELLRDRITQTQTVQKKIHQQRQELQVKIEQAKAARAAAAAQTAAQTANSASSQPQSAWSGTWSTAATPRSMDPLESEFAKWEADEELEQLKRNMK from the coding sequence GTGGCAGGCGTAATCTATTACGCCTGCCACTATGCTGATCGGAGCATTGCTGCGTGGGATAAGTCGCAAGCACATTGCATTGAATGCATCCGCTTGAGTCAAGCAAACATCATCCCCCAGAATTTGACCGATCACATTGCTACAGGAAAAGGATTTGAGGCACAACCAATGGGCTTGTTTGATGATGTCAGTCAGTTTCTCGAAAACCGAATTGATGAGTTTCTCAAAAACAATCCCCACTTAGAGCTACAAGCCCTCGATGAAAAGCTGCGTGAGCAGGAAGTTGAAACGATGCGGCTGGTTGGCGATCTGAAAGCACGCCAAACAATCGTGGAACAAGACATTATGAAAACGGCCCAAGAAATCAAACGCTGGAATGGCCGCATCAGCAAAGCTAAAGCTGCCGGACGTCAAGATTTAGTCGAACCCGCCCAAGCGCATGAGGCGATGCTATTGCGGCAAGGCAACCAGCATTGGGGCCAAATGGAACTGTTGCGCGATCGGATTACCCAGACCCAAACTGTTCAGAAAAAGATCCACCAACAGCGCCAAGAACTCCAGGTCAAAATTGAGCAAGCAAAAGCGGCCCGGGCCGCGGCCGCGGCTCAAACTGCCGCCCAAACTGCTAACTCAGCTAGCAGCCAACCCCAATCCGCTTGGTCCGGCACTTGGAGCACGGCGGCAACACCACGCTCGATGGATCCCTTAGAATCCGAATTTGCCAAATGGGAAGCCGATGAAGAACTAGAACAGCTTAAGCGCAACATGAAATAA